From Musa acuminata AAA Group cultivar baxijiao unplaced genomic scaffold, Cavendish_Baxijiao_AAA HiC_scaffold_1155, whole genome shotgun sequence, one genomic window encodes:
- the LOC103977474 gene encoding F-box protein PP2-B10-like — protein MEKGESRTEKLPELCIVHAISLTSPRVASRLSAVSTTFRAAATSDTVWDRFLPSDWQSLVSRAVHPVDFSSFSSKRDIFFRLCDPILIDDGKMSFSLDRSSGAKCYVLSARKLSITWADAPWYWKWRCLPESRFADVAELLDVYWLEIRGKIESRMLSQKTAYAAYLIYRTSDEAYGLTNPSQEASVKVGVYTSTKLVCLLPIDILSESDAHRASPSYKYQICCCCEDSEEAEEEDGDSEEAEEVDGDSEEAEEVDGDSEEAEEEDGDSEEAEEVDEEVDGDSEEAEEVDGDSEEAEEVDGAPKARNDDWMELELGEFYTDEGDDGEVNISLLEVKGNYLKSGLIIEGIEIRPKQ, from the exons ATGGAGAAGGGAGAGTCGAGAACGGAGAAGCTTCCGGAGCTCTGCATCGTACACGCCATTTCCCTTACCTCGCCCCGGGTGGCGTCCCGCTTATCCGCCGTCTCGACCACCTTCCGCGCCGCCGCCACCTCTGACACCGTCTGGGACCGCTTCCTGCCCTCCGATTGGCAGTCGCTTGTCTCCCGCGCTGTCCATCCCGTCGActtctcctccttttcctccaAGCGGGATATCTTCTTCCGCCTCTGCGATCCCATCCTCATCGACGACGGCAAGATG AGTTTCTCACTGGACAGATCGAGCGGGGCCAAGTGCTACGTACTCTCCGCTAGGAAGCTGTCCATTACGTGGGCAGATGCTCCCTGGTATTGGAAGTGGCGTTGTCTACCTGAATCCAG GTTTGCGGACGTTGCTGAACTGCTCGACGTATACTGGTTGGAGATTCGTGGCAAGATCGAAAGTAGAATGCTTTCTCAGAAAACAGCCTATGCTGCCTATCTCATCTACCGTACCTCTGATGAGGCATATGGTCTCACCAATCCATCCCAAGAAGCATCAGTGAAGGTTGGAGTGTATACGTCGACGAAACTGGTGTGTTTGCTGCCTATAGACATACTCAGCGAAAGTGATGCCCATAGGGCCAGTCCTTCGTATAAGTATCAAATATGCTGCTGCTGCGAAGACTCAGAGGAAGCCGAAGAAGAGGATGGAGACTCAGAGGAAGCCGAAGAAGTAGATGGAGACTCAGAGGAAGCCGAAGAAGTAGATGGAGACTCAGAGGAAGCCGAAGAAGAGGATGGAGACTCAGAGGAAGCCGAAGAAGTAGACGAAGAAGTAGATGGAGACTCAGAGGAAGCCGAAGAAGTAGATGGAGACTCAGAGGAAGCCGAAGAAGTGGATGGAGCCCCCAAGGCAAGGAACGATGACTGGATGGAACTGGAGCTGGGTGAATTCTACACCGACGAAGGAGATGATGGGGAGGTTAACATAAGCTTGTTGGAGGTGAAGGGAAACTACTTGAAGAGTGGTCTGATCATAGAGGGAATCGAAATAAGGCCTAAACAGTAG
- the LOC103977484 gene encoding F-box protein PP2-B1-like produces the protein MEKGEWRTEKLPELCVAHVISLTSPRVACRLSAVSTTFRAAATSDTVWDCFLPSDWQSLVSRAVHPVEFSSFSSKRDIFFHLCDPILIDDGKMSFSVDRSSGAKCYILSARELSITWADAPWYWRWRCLPESRFAEVAELTSVCWLEIRGKIESRMLSRKTAYAAYLIYDTANYAFGLNYPSQEASVKVGVHSSTKLVCLQPTDMLSRRHAQRASALCYRKEAEEVDGDSKEAEEVDESAEEVEEVDGAPQARNDDWMELELGEFYIDEGDDGEVKIRLLEVKGGHWKRGLIIEGIEIRPKQ, from the exons ATGGAGAAGGGAGAGTGGAGAACGGAGAAGCTTCCGGAGCTCTGCGTCGCTCACGTCATTTCCCTTACCTCGCCCCGGGTGGCGTGCCGCTTATCCGCCGTCTCGACCACCTTCCGTGCCGCCGCCACCTCTGACACCGTCTGGGACTGCTTCCTGCCCTCCGATTGGCAGTCGCTTGTCTCTCGCGCTGTCCATCCCgtcgagttctcctccttttcctccaAGCGGGATATCTTCTTCCACCTCTGCGATCCCATCCTCATCGACGACGGCAAGATG AGTTTCTCAGTGGACAGATCGAGCGGGGCCAAGTGCTACATACTCTCCGCTAGGGAGCTGTCCATTACGTGGGCAGATGCTCCCTGGTATTGGAGGTGGCGTTGTCTACCTGAATCCAG GTTTGCGGAGGTTGCTGAACTGACCAGCGTATGCTGGTTGGAGATTCGTGGCAAGATCGAAAGTAGAATGCTTTCTCGGAAAACAGCCTACGCTGCCTATCTCATCTACGATACCGCCAATTATGCATTTGGTCTCAACTATCCGTCCCAAGAAGCATCAGTGAAGGTTGGAGTGCATTCGTCGACGAAACTGGTTTGTTTGCAGCCTACAGACATGCTCAGCCGTAGGCATGCCCAGAGGGCCAGTGCTTTGTGCTATCGCAAGGAAGCCGAAGAAGTGGATGGAGACTCAAAGGAAGCCGAAGAAGTGGATGAATCCGCAGAGGAAGTCGAAGAAGTGGATGGAGCCCCCCAAGCAAGGAACGATGACTGGATGGAGCTGGAGCTGGGTGAATTCTACATCGACGAAGGAGATGATGGGGAGGTTAAGATACGCTTGTTGGAGGTGAAGGGAGGCCACTGGAAGAGGGGTCTGATCATAGAGGGAATTGAAATACGGCCTAAACAGTAG
- the LOC135671752 gene encoding uncharacterized protein LOC135671752, with protein MDSSVVDTSSLSLPVDRENGVAPASDDNPSPQAATSPGAGGRVKLMVSYGGRIQPRPHDSARLSYVGGETKILSLDRSARLPALLAKLATLVPCAPFCLKYQLPGEDLDALVSVTDEDDLEHMMVEYDRLHGSSSSPKPTHRLRLFLFTVRPPPPPPSAALLDAARPDRQWFFDALNAVSVPAPPATQPPAVAASPSPDYLFGLDEGFVPPPAVKVAVDPQPPLTLETLSIEAPAKPDLAKVEPHQQIPEPADSTVTAPVVVSVAEVQGPIQELHSLQVAENPPPLIPQNSSEEAVRRDHATEYQVPRDAEKVAPAAAQAPEQRSGLPVARYASLAPGHDQAVYLLPTSQGVYPGFYAAAPWIATAEAYRSAAVSAKAMGGGGGAEAYAAGGGQLAYDSTGRVVYYASMVPTYQTVSSVAAYNPVGAAVKAAKPSQIS; from the coding sequence ATGGACTCTTCCGTCGTGGATACCTCCTCTCTTTCGCTCCCCGTCGACCGCGAAAACGGCGTCGCCCCCGCCTCGGACGACAATCCATCGCCGCAGGCGGCCACGTCGCCGGGAGCCGGCGGCCGCGTTAAGCTCATGGTCAGCTATGGTGGCCGCATCCAGCCGCGACCCCACGACAGCGCCAGGCTCTCCTACGTCGGCGGGGAGACCAAGATCCTCTCCCTCGACCGCTCCGCCCGCCTGCCTGCCCTCCTCGCCAAGCTCGCCACCCTCGTCCCCTGCGCGCCTTTTTGCCTCAAGTACCAGCTTCCAGGCGAGGATCTCGACGCCCTGGTCTCCGTCACCGACGAGGACGACCTCGAACACATGATGGTCGAGTACGATCGCCTCCACGGAAGCTCCTCCTCTCCCAAGCCCACTCACCGCCTCCGCCTCTTCCTCTTCACCGTCAGGCCTCCGCCCCCGCCCCCTTCCGCCGCTCTCCTCGACGCCGCCCGCCCGGATCGCCAGTGGTTCTTCGACGCCCTCAACGCGGTCTCCGTCCCTGCGCCTCCGGCTACGCAACCTCCGGCGGTGGCGGCCTCGCCGAGCCCCGACTACTTATTCGGCCTCGACGAGGGCTTCGTTCCTCCACCGGCCGTGAAGGTCGCCGTAGATCCGCAGCCACCTTTGACGCTCGAGACCCTCTCTATCGAGGCGCCGGCGAAGCCCGATCTGGCCAAGGTCGAACCCCACCAGCAGATTCCGGAACCTGCCGATTCAACCGTCACGGCCCCTGTCGTGGTCTCCGTGGCGGAGGTCCAAGGACCGATCCAGGAGCTCCATAGCCTCCAAGTCGCCGAGAACCCGCCGCCGCTCATCCCGCAAAACAGCAGCGAGGAGGCCGTACGCAGAGATCACGCCACGGAGTACCAAGTCCCACGAGATGCGGAGAAGGTCGCACCCGCGGCAGCGCAGGCGCCGGAGCAGCGGAGCGGGTTACCGGTAGCGAGGTACGCGTCGTTGGCCCCCGGCCACGATCAGGCGGTGTACCTTCTCCCGACGTCACAGGGGGTCTACCCAGGGTTCTACGCCGCAGCGCCGTGGATAGCGACGGCGGAGGCCTACCGCAGCGCGGCGGTGTCGGCGAAGGCGATGGGCGGCGGTGGCGGGGCGGAGGCGTACGCGGCCGGAGGGGGGCAGTTGGCGTACGATAGCACGGGGCGGGTGGTTTACTATGCGAGTATGGTGCCCACATATCAGACGGTTTCGAGCGTTGCTGCGTACAACCCTGTCGGTGCTGCCGTTAAAGCCGCGAAACCGTCGCAGATCTCTTAG
- the LOC103999905 gene encoding basic blue protein, with the protein MAMGRGSRNAALLLSILLIACSPLNSLAATHVVGDSQGWGFSMSYANWANGKSFAPGDTLVFNYQAGLHNVVPVNAAGYRSCKASGSASKAATTGDDKFTLKKGANYFICSIPGHCEAGMKIQVIAN; encoded by the exons ATGGCCATGGGAAGGGGCAGTCGCAACGCAGCTTTGCTGCTCTCCATACTGCTCATCGCTTGCTCGCCGTTAAACTCCCTCGCAGCCACCCATGTCGTGGGGGACTCACAAGGATGGGGCTTCTCCATGTCGTATGCCAATTGGGCTAATGGCAAGAGCTTTGCTCCTGGAGATACtctcg TGTTCAACTACCAAGCTGGTCTGCACAACGTGGTGCCAGTGAACGCAGCAGGCTACAGAAGCTGCAAGGCATCTGGAAGCGCGTCCAAAGCAGCCACAACAGGCGATGACAAGTTCACGCTCAAGAAAGGGGCCAACTACTTCATCTGCAGCATTCCAGGCCACTGTGAAGCAGGCATGAAGATCCAAGTCATCGCCAACTAA
- the LOC103977489 gene encoding CRIB domain-containing protein RIC5-like, with the protein MMGTGTKMKGLLKGLRYISQIFDAKEEEMQIGYPTDVKHVAHIGWDGPSVGSPSWMNDFGSAQQPANEDDAAAAAGQPKQPTSGGGSSRDSALPRPSRRMDSPGRDGSTSNRHSRRNKSSGGSDSPSREPVEGGSKHGRKHRSTAGVVGDEQPAPDVPAVPKQPHRRKTKGSSSASGVSTRSSSKLKAATASQSESGAEDGKPNPQPSSPPTVGEEEEEGKEKEGL; encoded by the exons ATGATGGGGACAGGAACTAAGATGAAGGGTCTCCTCAAGGGCCTTCGCTACATCTCCCAGATCTTCG ACGCCAAGGAAGAGGAGATGCAGATCGGCTACCCCACCGACGTAAAACACGTGGCGCACATTGGTTGGGACGGCCCCTCCGTCGGCTCCCCCAGCTGG ATGAACGACTTCGGATCCGCCCAGCAGCCCGCCAATGAAGATGACGCTGCTGCCGCGGCCGGGCAACCCAAGCAGCCCACCTCAG GCGGCGGATCCTCCCGAGACTCGGCGCTGCCACGACCCTCGCGGCGAATGGACTCCCCGGGACGCGACGGCTCGACCTCCAACCGGCACTCGCGCCGCAACAAGTCGTCCGGCGGATCCGACAGCCCGTCGCGGGAGCCCGTCGAGGGGGGGTCCAAGCACGGGAGGAAGCACCGCAGCACCGCCGGCGTCGTGGGTGACGAGCAGCCGGCGCCCGACGTGCCTGCCGTCCCCAAGCAGCCGCACCGCCGCAAGACCAAGGGATCTTCCTCGGCCAGCGGGGTGTCGACGAGGTCGTCGTCGAAGTTGAAGGCCGCGACCGCGTCGCAGTCGGAGTCCGGAGCTGAAGACGGGAAACCCAATCCGCAACCGTCCTCGCCACCCACggtaggagaagaggaagaggaaggaaaagaaaaggaagggCTTTGA